The following are encoded together in the Pleurocapsa sp. FMAR1 genome:
- a CDS encoding tetratricopeptide repeat protein, which yields MKELSQLTAEQIQQAIAQCCQKITANPESAEDRANLGDLYIQQRQWQKALKSYREAVTLQPNSARLHRALAQTLTRLGKDRQAADHLFKLFKLKADSFTPEQLYQLGQTLAAQVPDKAISCYRSAIDSQTDFFEAYQALGELLTVQKKYEPVLEVYRLGVRNNPDNAQYYYALAQALAAQEKWLWATRNYKKAAKLDPSAKVYYHWGLALYQLQEYVQAQKHFEQALDLKSDSQIYYHLALTLHKLQEDSQAQECWQKAIAMQTEYWEAYYQLGMLWQEQQQWQKAIATYQKVIAINPQFSPVLFKLGLVNRNLRHYELAISCYRRAIKSNPEKSALETEVIADYQETLANLETSNKYSRADLATLYYQFAKFMRARSFFPEAITAYQKSIKLEPNYQFPYIELQYTPTGSEQLVQLIEFYRQIVAQHPKITIAWGNLGDALTQQNRIDEAIDCYRTGCYQQAIKSRPSLARLNWQEKKKGGPDFIIAGASKSGTSSIHYYLGHHPQILLSHKKEIDFYWQHFERGIDWYLANFPTITDSPDFLTGEATPNYLRFPQVAQRIKDTFPKTKIIILLRNPADRAISWHYHKLNTGLSNENLETAIAEEIKKIATLSEEKIVNTGFCEPDNILSSLYLYKVKPWIELLGREQFLIIKSEDFYDNPHDNMAKTFDFLGLPNYSLKEYPQVNPGTYSQIDSKLRETLVEYFAPHNLELEKYLGMKFNWR from the coding sequence ATGAAAGAACTTTCTCAATTAACTGCCGAGCAAATTCAGCAGGCGATCGCCCAATGTTGTCAAAAAATAACCGCCAATCCTGAATCGGCAGAAGATCGCGCTAATTTAGGAGATTTGTATATTCAACAAAGGCAGTGGCAAAAGGCTCTAAAATCTTATCGAGAGGCGGTGACTCTGCAACCTAATTCTGCCCGATTACATCGCGCTCTGGCGCAAACGCTGACTCGATTAGGCAAGGATCGCCAAGCTGCTGATCATTTATTTAAATTATTTAAATTAAAAGCCGATTCTTTTACCCCCGAACAACTTTATCAGCTTGGTCAGACTTTAGCTGCTCAAGTGCCAGATAAAGCGATCTCCTGTTACCGTAGTGCGATCGATTCCCAAACAGATTTTTTTGAGGCATATCAGGCTTTGGGTGAACTTTTAACTGTTCAAAAAAAATACGAACCTGTCTTGGAAGTATACCGTCTAGGAGTCAGAAATAATCCTGACAATGCCCAGTATTACTACGCTCTGGCACAGGCTTTAGCTGCTCAAGAAAAATGGCTTTGGGCAACTAGAAACTATAAAAAAGCAGCCAAATTAGACCCGTCAGCTAAAGTTTATTATCACTGGGGTTTGGCACTGTATCAACTTCAAGAATATGTTCAAGCTCAAAAGCATTTTGAACAAGCTCTAGATTTAAAGTCCGACTCGCAAATTTATTATCATTTGGCTCTAACGCTACACAAACTGCAAGAAGATTCTCAGGCGCAAGAATGCTGGCAAAAAGCGATCGCTATGCAAACAGAATATTGGGAAGCTTATTATCAACTAGGTATGTTGTGGCAAGAGCAACAGCAATGGCAAAAAGCGATCGCAACTTATCAAAAAGTCATAGCTATTAATCCGCAGTTTTCTCCCGTTTTGTTTAAATTAGGACTGGTTAACCGCAATTTACGGCATTATGAGCTGGCTATTTCTTGTTATCGTCGAGCAATAAAGAGTAATCCTGAAAAATCAGCCTTGGAAACTGAGGTGATTGCAGATTATCAGGAAACCTTGGCAAACTTAGAAACCTCAAATAAATATTCTCGAGCAGATTTGGCAACTTTGTATTATCAATTTGCTAAATTCATGAGAGCTAGAAGTTTCTTTCCAGAGGCAATTACTGCCTATCAAAAGTCTATTAAGCTAGAGCCTAATTACCAATTTCCCTACATTGAATTACAATATACCCCCACTGGCTCAGAACAATTAGTTCAGTTAATAGAATTTTATCGTCAAATAGTAGCTCAACATCCTAAAATTACTATTGCTTGGGGCAATTTGGGAGATGCTCTGACCCAGCAAAATCGTATTGATGAAGCTATTGATTGTTATCGTACTGGTTGTTACCAACAAGCTATTAAAAGCCGTCCCTCTTTGGCTAGATTAAATTGGCAGGAGAAAAAAAAAGGTGGCCCTGATTTTATTATTGCTGGCGCATCTAAAAGTGGAACATCTTCTATCCATTATTATCTTGGTCATCACCCGCAAATTCTGCTTTCTCATAAGAAAGAAATAGATTTTTATTGGCAACATTTTGAAAGAGGAATTGATTGGTATTTAGCTAATTTTCCCACTATTACTGATAGTCCAGATTTTCTTACAGGAGAGGCTACTCCCAACTATCTGCGTTTTCCCCAGGTAGCTCAAAGAATTAAGGATACTTTTCCTAAAACTAAAATTATTATTCTTTTAAGAAATCCTGCTGACAGAGCAATTTCTTGGCATTATCATAAATTAAATACTGGCTTGAGCAATGAAAACCTGGAAACGGCTATAGCCGAGGAAATAAAAAAAATAGCTACTCTCAGTGAAGAGAAAATTGTCAACACTGGCTTTTGCGAACCAGATAATATTTTGAGTAGCCTCTATCTTTACAAGGTCAAGCCTTGGATAGAACTTTTAGGTAGAGAACAGTTTTTAATTATTAAAAGCGAAGACTTTTATGACAATCCTCATGATAATATGGCTAAGACATTTGATTTTTTAGGTTTACCAAACTATTCCTTAAAAGAATATCCTCAAGTTAATCCTGGAACTTATAGCCAAATAGATTCTAAACTCAGAGAAACTTTGGTTGAATATTTTGCTCCTCATAATCTAGAGCTAGAGAAATATCTGGGAATGAAGTTTAATTGGCGATAG
- a CDS encoding ABC transporter ATP-binding protein, translating to MKNRSSYWQLIPFIRPQSQTILLAFICTLVFTVFWPIKAWLAGEVSQYIGKGDPSSIAKLAGLVALVFLLQGIAQYGQDSLMAKAALNVALDVRKFVYSHLQRLSLNYFEVAKTGDLTYRLTEDIDRIGEVINQFFHDFIPCILQLIVVLGYMLWLNWQLTLATLVLAPVMALVIGAFGEKLLQYSRRSQNRISNLSALLTEVLGGIRLVQAFAAENYELKRFSYEAEANRQAKYQAEKAKAFQFVVVGFLLVMTVLFIFFLGGWQISLGNLTGKDFVSYITGVALLIDPITHTTSNYNRFKEGQASADKIFELLAIQPAVIEKEKAIALQAVTGKVEYSAVSFSYKSGIPVINCLSLLAYPGETIALVGSSGAGKSTLVNLLPRFYNVDSGEILVDGVNIQDVTLKSLRQQIGIVPQENTLFSGTIAQNIAFGKTNFELKDIETAAKIANAHQFISELSQGYFTYVGERGVNLSGGQRQRIAIARAILLNPRILILDEATSALDSESEALVQEALERIMQDRTVFVIAHRLATVRRADRILVLEKGQIVETGNHQELLAQNGAYARFYARQFYEK from the coding sequence TTGAAAAATCGCTCTAGCTACTGGCAGCTTATTCCTTTTATTCGCCCTCAAAGTCAGACTATCCTGTTGGCTTTTATTTGTACTTTGGTTTTTACCGTTTTTTGGCCAATTAAAGCCTGGTTGGCAGGAGAAGTCAGTCAATATATTGGCAAAGGAGATCCTAGCAGTATTGCCAAGCTAGCGGGATTAGTTGCGCTGGTTTTTTTATTACAGGGTATTGCTCAATATGGGCAAGATTCTTTGATGGCAAAAGCTGCCTTAAATGTTGCTTTGGATGTGCGCAAGTTTGTTTATAGTCATCTGCAAAGGTTGAGTTTAAATTATTTTGAAGTAGCAAAAACAGGAGATTTAACTTATCGCTTAACAGAAGATATAGATCGCATCGGCGAGGTGATTAATCAGTTTTTTCATGATTTTATTCCCTGTATTCTACAGTTGATTGTAGTTCTAGGCTATATGCTTTGGCTTAATTGGCAATTGACTCTAGCTACGTTGGTATTAGCTCCCGTAATGGCTTTGGTTATTGGCGCATTTGGTGAAAAACTCTTACAGTATTCACGGCGTAGCCAAAACCGCATCTCCAATCTGTCTGCTTTATTAACAGAAGTGTTAGGAGGGATTCGTTTAGTTCAGGCTTTTGCAGCCGAAAATTATGAACTAAAGCGTTTTAGTTATGAAGCAGAAGCCAATAGGCAAGCTAAATATCAGGCAGAGAAAGCCAAAGCATTTCAGTTTGTGGTGGTAGGTTTTTTGTTGGTAATGACAGTCTTATTTATTTTTTTTCTAGGAGGTTGGCAGATTTCTCTGGGTAATCTAACAGGAAAAGACTTTGTTAGCTACATTACAGGAGTAGCATTATTGATCGACCCGATTACCCATACTACTAGTAACTACAACAGATTTAAAGAAGGACAGGCATCAGCAGATAAAATATTTGAACTATTAGCAATTCAGCCTGCCGTAATTGAAAAAGAAAAGGCGATCGCTTTACAGGCAGTAACTGGTAAAGTTGAATATAGTGCCGTTAGCTTTAGCTATAAAAGTGGTATCCCCGTAATTAATTGCTTGAGTTTACTAGCTTACCCTGGGGAAACTATTGCTCTAGTTGGCTCTTCTGGGGCTGGAAAGTCTACTTTAGTTAATTTGCTACCTCGCTTTTATAATGTTGATAGCGGAGAAATACTGGTTGATGGCGTAAATATTCAAGATGTTACCCTCAAAAGCCTACGTCAACAAATAGGTATTGTCCCTCAAGAAAACACTCTGTTTTCTGGTACTATTGCTCAAAACATTGCCTTTGGAAAAACCAATTTTGAGCTAAAAGATATAGAAACTGCTGCTAAGATTGCTAATGCTCATCAATTTATTAGTGAGCTATCCCAAGGTTATTTTACCTATGTGGGAGAAAGGGGAGTTAACCTGTCGGGTGGACAACGGCAAAGAATTGCGATCGCTCGTGCTATTTTACTCAATCCTCGTATACTAATTTTGGATGAAGCAACTTCGGCATTAGATTCAGAATCTGAAGCATTGGTACAGGAAGCCTTAGAAAGAATTATGCAGGATCGCACTGTGTTTGTAATTGCTCATCGTTTAGCTACTGTGCGACGGGCAGATCGAATTTTGGTATTAGAAAAAGGGCAAATAGTGGAGACGGGTAATCACCAAGAATTACTCGCTCAAAATGGCGCTTATGCTCGGTTTTATGCGCGACAGTTTTACGAAAAGTAA